In Ischnura elegans chromosome 3, ioIscEleg1.1, whole genome shotgun sequence, the sequence agtcaaagcggcggagaagtcaattggttacgttgacagtagaaggataaagaagccgtggataacggaggcaatggtaaatgaaatggaggagaggaggaagtggaagaacgtggacacagaacagggcaaaagaatgtatagggaattgaataatcgattacgacgtgaaactaagagggcaagggaggcttggtggaaaagacaatgtgaggaaatggaaaagttccagaaggatggagaagtaggcgcgttgtacgccaaagttaagtcgctatcgggcggtaAAAGAGGACAacccatgtctaaaattaaggctaatgatggaaggatgctaactgagcgagaagaggtacagagtagatggaaggaatacgtggaggacctgtatgacagaataaacagaccagagagactgactctagaggaggaaagtgcagtggaggaggataatcttgggccggagatattagattcggaaatagagagagcacttcgtgatatgaaggctaggaaagcagtcggcgtggacaatatcccgtgtgagcttctgaagaatctagggagggaatgcaagaaaaggtttttcgaactagtgcgcaggatctatgaggagggatattggccggaatatttcgtgaagactgttttaattccgcttccgaaaaagaagaaagctgtggaatgcggagattataggactatcagcttaatatcgcacgcggcgaaagtggtgctgaggatattgaacagacgaatggaggcgagggcaaacgaatatttgggcgaagatcaatttggtttcagaaaagggaagtcaactcgtgatgcaatagcaataatgaggtccctcgtggagaggaacctagaatatgagcaggacgtatatgcgtgtttcgtggattttgagaaagcgtttgatagggtgaactgggtaaagttaatggatattctgaagagaataggtgtacattggagggatagacgactgattcgtaatctgtatatggcccagactgcacaagtgagggtagcggatggagaatctgggtgggcaagcattggccgaggtgtgaggcaaggctgtcctctatcgccgctgctctttaacgtgtacgctgaggagatggtaagggaagcgtgggatgagttagaagctggaataaaagtgggaggaatgatgttcaaatcagtgagattcgcggatgatcaggcgctgattagccagtcagcgagggggcttcaggctctagtgcatgcgttatacgagcgctgcgtggagtatgggatgaggattaatcacaagaaaactaaggttatgcggttttgtaaagcatcacgagcgaggaatgtgagactcaagataaaggtgggtgatgaaaaacttgagcaggttgaacaattcaactatttaggcagtacgttagaggaaaacggatacagtagtaaggacatcaggaagagaattgcattagcgaaggaggcgttcatgaacaggaaggagcttctaagaggatcgttatgtaagagtttaaagaaaaggttagtgaagagtttgatctggagtgtagctctctacggtgcggaaacgtggacactgaggaaggaagacgagagaagattggaggcattcgagatgtgggtatggagaagaatggagagggtgaaatggacggagaggaaaaggaatgacgaagtgctggatatggttggcgaggagagacagcttttagatgagatacggaggagacagaaggtatggatggagttagtgcttagcggtgaggggatgttgaaaatggtgttagagggtagaatgttagggaaacgagggaggggaaggaaaagaatagggtttctagatagattgaaagagagtaggccttactgtgagttaaagaaggcagtgctggaaggaaagggaggctcccatatcacttcttgcgtactccatggaaacctaccttaatcggtagaatactataataaataaaatatatataaacccTCCGTAGCTTTATCCATCAAGCGCTGTCACATTGGGATCTAGTTGATAAAGTGTTCACTGTTGTGAGAGACAATGCAAGAAATATAACAGCTGCTTCAGAAAATTCACGATATCTTCATGTGCCTTGTTTAGCCCATACATAGCAGTTGGTTAGCCGAGATGGGCTTTGAATTGCAGCGACGTGTCGACGATGGCAGGTGTTTGTCATCGGATAGTTGGTCATTTTAAACACTCTACTCATGCAACGAAAGTGCTCAAACGTGCTCAACAAACAGTGGGTGTTAAGTCACACGCACAAGTGCAGGATATGCCGACGAGGTGGTATTCAATGCTGCACATGATGGCTCGGTTGAAAGAACAACGACAGACTATAGCTCTGGCGGCTTCGGAGACTCATTTGAGAATGGACCTGACCTGCGACCAATGGGACCTTCTTGATGGAGTAgtagaaattttgaatattttcgagCATGCTACACTTGCTGTGAGCTCACCATCTGTTACCATTTCAGAGGTGCTCCCAATTATTAATAGTACATTAGAACAGCTGAAGGGACCCGCACCCTCTTCGACAGGGCTTGTTAACATGAAGAAAGATTTAGCCTTTTCTCTAATAAAACGATGCAAAAATATGGAGGAAAATAGTATTCATGCATTAGCTTCCCAACTTGATCCCCGTCTAAAGGGCAGAGTTTTCAAGAGCCAGCAAAATTTAGACGTAGCACGAAGTACTCCGGTGGAGGCGGTTCATTTGATGAAAGGCGAGCAACAGGAAAAGGCACCTTCCGAGGAGTCCATGGTACGCTgttaaaaacacatttaatttCTTTGAGGTGTCACGAGTTTTATTGCAATGATTTTGCATTTACGTCATGACACAAATTATACCACTTATGAGTCATCCTTGTCTTTACTGATTGACTGATGCTAGCTTACAATAATTTTCGGCTTGCTCTGATTTagcattgttttaaaaattttaagtcattCATTGATCGTTATAGTGCCTCCCACGGATTTCCTCGACGGATTAGACTGACCAGGAATGGTCCTAAGACCGCTGCAGGAGGTGGCGGCATAAAATGTTTAACATCTGCTCCAACTGCTGCCACCAATAGCAATGTACAATATAAAGGAAAAATGAATGCTTAATTTACATATCCCACACGGATTTCTGAAGTCCATGTTATCATTTCTTTACCCAGgatcagtggcggcgcgtgcgtatacgcatgttagcaagtgcacacccaaagatgaatgaattataaaaggaaactattcctttgcaacgagaaggataaaaatcctgtctgcatatgcaagagaCATGAatctccgaacgctacagctatctccttttcgaattcaccgctctacaagtgtgcgatcccgtggcatcgcgtcGGGAGCATTTTCGGTTTATGCGATCGCTTGTGGGTGCTCTGGagggacgaagtatgcgggggggtatgtacagttcaaatgggtgatgggagcagactcaaaaccatgcgagtgcgcacgcgcataattttggtgagtgactcgcaggtagtgtagtggtgtagccgccacctacactacctgcccCCAGGATCCtatagtccgtctacagagtcatctgtatggccgttttctacactacttccttaTAGGgggtaaggaaaggagaatgaatttcacctaccgtcacttgtaaatgtgtgtttagaataattattttcatgcatgctaatattatttctgttcatgcaattttaagggtagaatataccagtgatatgttttgcttgctttgtaatctattacgacgaaatatgatgctcatggattagtattaacataatataattaaaccATCCTATATCTGCtataatgcacaccctagataaattaccaccagccgccactgcccaGGATGAGATGCCAAGAAGAACCATAAGACTTGACTGCTCTAAACTTACACTCTGGAAACTAATCAATGATATGCCTTTTGACTGTAGCATAGTCAttcacccttttagtcgccttctacaacaagcagggatactgctgGTGTATTCTTCAACCCCCACCAGCAGGGGTAATTTGCAATGTGGTTTACTATTAACCACAGTAAATGTACAATTTCCTGAGTGGCCAGTAATACTAGAAAAATAATGGAACAAGTGTAGAATGCCGAAGTGCTAACAATATCAAATCcctcaatgaataaaaattacttcactAAAGAGGAAATTCTTGGGAGACAAGAACATGGACCCCCACTGTAGAGCTAACTTTACAACCCCAGTAACCTAAAAAACAATGCAGCTGTCAGCAGCCAGCATATATTCTTCTCAAAGCAAGAGATAGCATCTAAAAATATTCTTCTATCACTCCATCCTCAACAACCCTTTATGTCAAAACCCATAAGAACCTAGATTAAATTTCCAAATCGATTAACATAAATTATCGACCATTAGAAGACGTTCCATGAATTACCACCATTCACCATAACAGGGAATTTTCATTTATGACAATTGAAAGTAGTCTTAACACAACATAGGCAAAAATATCAAGATATCCTGCCATAACTTTGACTGACAAAGACACTAGCtgtgagaaataattaaaataaaaccatgatGCACGAATGTAGGagattttatttcagaaaaattcacaaaataagcTTTACAATATTCCTGCAAATGATATACAACATTGATTTAGTATGACTTTATTTAATGTAGCATGCAAATTGTCTTAGGTAATATTAGCAAGTTACAAAAAATACCATGATATCACCAATCCATTAACCTGCAATAACAACTAGTATATAGAAGGGGTTCCTCAACACAACCTCACCTCTCCATGGTGActttaaaaaaacttacaaaCCCATTAAGGAAGTACTGACTAAGGTGAAATACCCACAAGAAGAAATGgaagttttaagaaaaataaagcatcaaacGTGAAATGAAACTCCCTCACTGATGAAGCAGTTATAGCAGCACATGTAAGTAAAAAGTAgggaatattattactattaattacCATTAGTTCAATATACACACTATCATAATTAACACATAttcaacaatttctttcccaGAACACCCTAAAAGTAAATTAAGGTTTAGCACAACCTTAGGCTATTCACACATTTATCGGAAGAAACTATTGAATTCCCCAAGGCAACAAATTATTCATGGTTGGCAAATGTAATACTTAACCCCCATGAtgatataaatattacttatataaaataagttttacaatattaaattaaatagaacCTTTCGTCCCCGCACTATTTAATTCTTAGCTAGCATGGGAGAATGCACTCGTCTCACTTTCAAGAATACCTTTCCTTGCAATGGTGGAGCACCAAACACCATTAGCTGAGAAGGAGAGAAGCAATAATCATAAGactaaataaaaaacaagaaaaatgaccCTATCACCCTATGTTACatcattattcatttaaaatcactGAATCCCTCTCCATTTTTGTTAGGGTACAATTGAGTTGCGGTTGATTAGACTGAGTGACAGTATCTACCTCCCGTTGTTCATTCAGCCTAAAGAGAAATTACAATACATCTCGTAACACCCTCAaaagagtagtagtagtagagatgcgttttttggggtgcgtcgacagcaaggtcatttgcacctcTCATAGTTCGCTTACCTTAAGGAAGCTTATTGGGTTCTATCAAGCGCTTTCAACAAAAATAGGGTATCCCATTGTATGAGGTCACAAGAGTTTAATTATTCCGGTGTTTACGAtatattgcattacattattaatattatccaaaTTATTACCCAGAATggttcgtatatcttggtttccaactAGTTCCCTGCGTTCAAGAGAGTATTTTGTACATTCCTCCAGAACGTGTCTCACGGTAAGGATGCAATCACAACTATCACAGCGGGGAGGTtgtttctcttcggtgaagagataTGCATGTGTGAGCGCAGTATGACCAATTCTAAGCCTAGTGAGGGCGACCTCTTCCCTACGACTATTCCTGGCTGAGGTGGACCAAGCGGTCGTCTCTACTTTGATGTTTCTTAGTTTATTGCCAGCGATATTATTCCACACCTCTTGCCATTGCTCCATGCATATTCTCTTCAGTGCGGCTCTTAGATCGTCCGAGGAGATCCTATCGAAATCGATGTTGGTTTTACTAAGTGCCTTCTTCGCTGCTGCATCCGCTATCTCATTGCCTCGAATTCCGACATGCCCCGGGATCCACATGAAAGAAATTGTAATGCCCTTCCTGTTCAAAGAGTAAAGGGTATCTTGTATGGACTGCACCAAGGGATGAGAGGGGTAGTAATCTGAAATGGCACGGAGTGCACTTAAGGAGTCTGAGCAGATTAAATAGGACTTGCgtaaagatatattttccagAGCATATTTTATGGCAAGAAGTTCTGCGTTGTATATACTGCAGAGCGGGTTGAGTTTAGCTAGGATCGTGCCGCCATAATAAGGAATGACGGCGCAGGCACAAGCTGATTTGGATTTTGAGCCGTCAGTATAAATGGGTATAAGCCGCGGTTTGCGTTCGAGGACTTCTTTAAAAAGGAGCTTGTACTCCAAATCCAAAGTGGAGGACTTAGCTCCCCGcgctaaagaaaaaataacgtcTGGTCGTGGAATGACCCACGGCGGGTTAGCTGAGCATCCTTGGAGGATGATGTCGGGTAGCCGAAACTCAGCTTCATTCATGAAATTACGAAATTGCACGCCTAAAGGCTTCGTAGATCTTGTCCTACGGTTAAAAACATCCATAAATCTaggtttaaaaattgcattaaaacaagggtgatcttttaatgataaaatgttggCAGCataattgcacattaaaatatttctccggaTGGATAACGGTGGTTCTCCACAGTCAGCGTAAATACTAGTAATCGGGCTGGTCCTGAACACACCAGTGGCCAACCGGAGGCCAGCATTGTGTACTGTCGTCAAAGGTCTTAAATAGGACTCTCGGGTCGAAGAGTAGGCAACCGAACCATACTCAAGTTTAGACCTCACCAAAGCTCTATACAACATGAGCATCGTGGTTCGGTCAGCACCCCATGTCGTACTTGCTAAAACTCTCATtacgttcaaatttttaaaacatttgtcaCGGACAATAGAGATGTGGTCGCGCCAATTCAACCGAAAGTCGAATGTCAGCCCTAAAAAACGAGTCGTCTGCACAAAAGGTAGCTTCTGTCTGCCGAGGAACAGGGATGGTATAGGGAATATTCCACGTAATCGGTAAAAGTGCATGCATTTTGTCTTCTCAGTCGAGAATCGAAGACCATTGCAGTTGGACCACTTCTCGATCCGATTTAGGGTCATCTGAATTTGCCTCGTAGCGGAATGGAGCGTGGATGCCCGGCAAAATACTGCCAAGTCATCAACAAATAAGGATCCAATTACCGGAGGTATTATGCATTCCTCAATGCTGTTAATTGCGATAGCAAACAGCGTGACGCTTAAAATACAACCTTGAGGGACCCCGTTTTCTTGGGTGCGGGAACTTGACAGGATGTTGTGGATTCTAACTCTAAAGACCCGTTCTTCTAGGAAATTCCTAATAAAAGTTAAAAGGTTGCCCCTAAAACCCCATTCATGCAGAGTTTTTAAAACTTTGTGTCGCCATAATCGGTCATAGGCTTTTTCTATATCGAAAAATACTGCTATGACGTGCTGTCGGAGCAAAAAGGCTTCGTGTATGAAGTTGGTGCTTCTGACGAGATGATCCGTTGTCGATCAGTTGCGGCGAAAGCcacattgaattttggagagaaggTCTCGGCTTTCAAGATACCAAACCAGGCGTCGGTTAACCATTCTCTCCATTATTTTACAGAGGCTACTTGTTAGTGATATGGGGCGGTAGCTCCCAGGATCGCTGCGATCCTTACCCTGTTTAAGGACAGGGATGACTATAGATTCCCGCCATGCATCCGGGAAAGATCCATCATACCAGATCTGGTTGAACGTTGACAACATATCAGCAAAAGCTTTAACGGGGAGATTCCGTATGAAGGCATAGTGGATGTTATCGCCACCTGGAGCTGTATTCTTTGAGCATGCGATTGCGGCTTCGAGTTCCCATAGACTAAAGGGCTCATTATATGGAAAGTCCGCTTTATTGTCAAAATTCATAGGGGCTGCCTCAGCTATCCGTCTCATTGATATGAATGCCtggtcataatttttggaagagcTTACTTCAGCGAAGTGCTCCACAAATGCTTCCGCGACTTCCTGTCTGGAAGTTGCAATTTTGGGTCCCGCTTTTAGGCCAGCGATAGCAGTGGACGTTCGGCTTCCtgtgattttattcaccttttcccatACCTTGGATATAGGAGTCCGACAGTTTATTTGGGACGCATAGGAAATCCACGAAGCCTTTTTGGCTTCCTTGATTATCCGCCTAGCTTTGGCCCGGAGTCGACGGAAAGCTGCCAGGTTCATTGAAGTTGGGTATTTTTGAAAGTTCTTAAGTGCTCTTTTCCTTGCGGCAATAGCTTCTGCGCACTCCTTGTTCCACCATGGGACGGGTGGACGCCTTGTAGCTATCGATGTCCTAGGGACGCTAGCTTCGGCAGCATCCAATATAGCTTTCGTAAGGGTtaaaacattttcagctccatttcGGTCGtcagtaaatgtaaaattgaaaagatttctaAAAAGCGGCCAGTCCCCTTTTTTAATCGTCCAAGTACGGGGTCCGTTAAAATCGCAAGTTCGTCTACtcggttttgaaataaaaatcgggAAATGGTCGCTCCCGCAGAGGTCATTATGTACTGACAGCTGTAATCTAGCTCCTAAACTACAACTATAAAAACACAAGTCAATAACCGAGAACTCTCCATTATGACTATTGAAACGAGTGTGTTCGCCGTTGttgagtaatataaaattaaaatcatttataaaattagctattagctTTCCTCTACTATTAGCTTGTGCTCTGTTGCTTCCCCAAAGGGAGTCATGAGCATTAAAATCCCCCAACAGCACGTGTGGTTTTGGAAGCTGAGCGACTAGCGACTCTAGGGCATTCTTGTTTACAGGTGCCCACTGGGGCAAGTAAACGTTACAAAAGGTAACTAACTCTGGGGTGGCTACAGAAACTGCAATTGCCTGTAGGTGGGTTCTTAAAATGATCTGTGAGGAGTAAATGCTCTCCCGGACAGCTATTGCAACCCCTCCCTGGGCTCTATTGCCACTAATATCATCGGCCCGGTAAACGCAATAGCCCTGTAGTGACATTCTGTCGGATGGTTTCAGATGGGTTTCCTGCAGACATATGCAGGATGGGTTGGAATTCTTAACTAGAGCATACAGTTCCTCCTTGTGTCTGTAAataccgttacagttccactgtaaggttttaaacataaaattcatgaTTAATAAAAGGAGATAAAGGTATTAAAAACTTATATGGTCGACTACGATCGTCGTAGTCTCGTCTTCCCCTTTCCTGGAGGATTTGTCAAGCATTTAAATTGTTTAGCTACCTCGGAGGGATCGGCGTCCATCATATCGTCTGATACTGCGTCCTCCTCGAggtctgattttttaaaatgagtttttcgtATGAGTGTTTtggctttctttgatgaaggcgaGTTTTCGCCCGAAGAGTCACTCTCCGCAGTAGCCTTAGCTTTATCCTTCGTGATGCTGATACTTGTTAAGTTCTTAGGCTTGGCGGGCAGGAAAACACCTTTGCATGGCGCGCATACAGAGGGCGTGTGTGTCTGCACGGCAGCGTCCACATATTTTTTGGCCGTCACCTGGCTATAGGATTTTCCAGAGAAAACAGGGTTCAGAGCTCTGAATTCTTTCTTGGCTTCTCCGTAAGTTATTTTCTTTAaggtttttatttcttgtattttcttttcttctgcaAATATTGGGCAGGATGCTGACCACGCTGGATGGTCTCTATGGCAGTTCacacatttttccttttcactaCAGTCTCCGTGCTTCTTCAGAGAGCATCTACCACAGAGTTCCTCTCCTTTACAGTTGCCTGATGTGTGTCCATACCTTTGACAACGGAAGCATCGGATGGGCTTAGGAATATACGGTCGAACTTGGATAGCGCTGTAGCATACATAGATGGACGCGGGAAGCTTCGGAAGGGCGAAGGTGAGGACAAAGCTGTTCGTGTCCTTTAGAGTGCCGCTTCGCCTCGTTTTCAAGCGGCGGACCGATATCACCTTTTGGTCTTTCAGACCTTCTTTGATTTCCTCCTCGGTGCAGTCTGAAAGATCCCAAGATGTCACGACGCCATCACAAGTGTTAAGTGATCGGTGGGGATCAACTTTCACTGGGACTTGGAAGAACTCTTTCACCTCAAGCAGTCTCTTTGCTTGTCTTGAATTGTTGACCTGTATGAGGAGAGAACCTGACCGCAGTCTCTTCGCTGTTTTTACATCGCCAACCAAGCCCTGGATCACTTTCACGATTACGAACGGAGACACTTTTTTCAGAGCTCCTTCTTCTATGCTGCTCATTACTACGTAAGAAGGGTAATCATTCTGTAGTACATTTTCCGTACATAGCCTTTTGCTGGGATTAGCCTCCCTAGAGGCAATGGGTGTTGGGTTTTGGATATCCATAGACATTGATTATATTCATCTCCGGGGCCCCACCCACCATGGAGTCCGACAAGGGGACGATGCACCGCGGGCCGGTGCAGAGTGCCAGGTTCCCCCGAAGATATAGACGTGCCCCTCCGAGAATGCTCTTGGCAGTGTCCCTATGGATCACGCTCACCCttcctggcgtacgctcgaaaggagccgccaagctccccagccgccaggtgCCGATTGACCGGGAATGGGTTAGTTCCCGGCCGCCCGTCTAGGAGAGTCAGGGGCCAAAGTGGAGTGTTGGGGATTCTCCCCTCCCACAGAGGAGGTCCCCTCAGCCCCCAGGATCCCCGTTCCCTGCGACACGGGtcgccacgcacggcaaacacgtgggtgggCTAAGGCAGGACGGTATCGCCTTACACGGACAGTCGGGCCCACATGACTGTCCGGACGCTACCCAAGTCGTACCGGGGGTTTTTTAACaaggttgtctcctcggtgggctcgggtcggtgggggcgcggctccccaaaggaagagatcaccctcttccccccgtgcggggaccCTCAAAAGAATTCCTTCCCTCCTAGCAAAGAGCTGGTGTGGTGATATCAAGGATATAGACACTCCTACAGGAAAAAAATGCTATCAGTCAATAAATACCACACACTAATCGAAACTACAAATGTGGGCATTCAGATATCACACATCACTA encodes:
- the LOC124155264 gene encoding uncharacterized protein LOC124155264, whose product is MSSIEEGALKKVSPFVIVKVIQGLVGDVKTAKRLRSGSLLIQVNNSRQAKRLLEVKEFFQVPVKVDPHRSLNTCDGVVTSWDLSDCTEEEIKEGLKDQKVISVRRLKTRRSGTLKDTNSFVLTFALPKLPASIYVCYSAIQVRPYIPKPIRCFRCQRYGHTSGNCKGEELCGRCSLKKHGDCSEKEKCVNCHRDHPAWSASCPIFAEEKKIQEIKTLKKITYGEAKKEFRALNPVFSGKSYSQVTAKKYVDAAVQTHTPSVCAPCKGVFLPAKPKNLTSISITKDKAKATAESDSSGENSPSSKKAKTLIRKTHFKKSDLEEDAVSDDMMDADPSEVAKQFKCLTNPPGKGKTRLRRS